The Garra rufa chromosome 8, GarRuf1.0, whole genome shotgun sequence genome has a segment encoding these proteins:
- the ska3 gene encoding SKA complex subunit 3 produces MNPSERFFAKLRKLTVYLETESNNLLHTIQNPPDEDEDEENGAQALYQLHSEVRALKRQVQDQVATHDSTELRNFIRRCLVLKQRTTEDIDRLKKHYEKYGYRPRTARQGKTEMNVRKESEEQTERDSKMLDGAEEDEVIAQGICEEAQQSETPEEIQPPVDQLRTPKLSDFGLSALQIQRVLGETEPPSSAPAPAVALSPPPFVMNMHPPQPKTPKCSLRMEEDAPTPRLEDFGISEYTMCWNNDFTMDLFNKKPQKTSSERTENGQKPSQVFPTLSSVANKGVANESLESPEPPVFCTPGFKIEKHRNPSSPPLKGTNYLDSPPRPNNCPSTPELPAFETPFVSKLTKKDDRQEESNRHRGSQEGSFRLPDLSNANKAPSSPEMPKMLRYEDEAIPEMPTLQSLFGSSLAFKNASGDASQMKIGADVLDLKQTPVPMHENGYNQDWCLATPKVRVKFPAEPRTPEMPDISSVTQDILKLVAQCKS; encoded by the exons ATGAATCCTTCAGAGCGTTTCTTTGCAAAGCTGCGGAAACTCACTGTTTATTTGGAGACTGAAAGTAATAATCTCCTGCATACAATTCAGAACCCCCCAGATGAAGATG AGGATGAAGAGAATGGGGCTCAAGCACTGTACCAGCTGCACTCTGAAGTCAGAGCACTGAAG CGACAAGTTCAAGATCAGGTGGCTACACATGATTCAACTGAGCTAAGGAACTTCATAAGAAGATGCTTAGTGCTGAAGCAGAGAACCACAGAAGACATTGACAGGCTGAAGAAACACTATGAAAAGTATGGCTACAGGCCACGAACAGCAAGGCAGGGAAAAACAG AGATGAATGTTAGAAAAGAGTCTGAAGAGCAAACGGAGAGAGATTCCAAAATGCTGGATGGAGCAGAAGAAGATGAAGTGATTGCACAAGGCATTTGTGAAGAGGCTCAGCAGTCCGAGACACCGGAGGAGATACAACCACCCGTTGACCAGCTGCGCACCccaaagctctcagattttgGTTTGTCTGCACTCCAGATTCAAAGAGTGCTTGGTGAAACAGAGCCCCCCAGTTCTGCTCCTGCCCCAGCGGTGGCTCTGTCACCACCACCATTTGTCATGAACATGCATCCACCGCAGCCAAAGACACCTAAGTGCTCGCTCCGTATGGAGGAGGATGCTCCGACCCCACGATTAGAGGACTTTGGCATCTCTGAGTATACCATGTGCTGGAACAATGACTTTACCATGGATTTGTTCAACAAGAAACCACAAAAGACCAGCAG TGAAAGGACAGAGAATGGTCAGAAACCCTCTCAAGTTTTCCCCACTTTGTCTTCTGTGGCTAACAAAGGTGTTGCCAACG AGAGTCTGGAATCCCCAGAGCCTCCTGTGTTTTGCACCCCAGGATTTAAGATCGAGAAACACCGCAACCCATCCTCTCCACCATTGAAAGGAACGAATTATCTTGATTCTCCTCCTCGCCCTAATAACTGCCCTTCTACACCAGAGCTCCCTGCATTTGAAACACCTTTTGTCAGCAAGCTAACTAAAAAG GATGACAGGCAGGAAGAAAGCAATAGACACAGGGGATCACAGGAGGGCAGCTTTCGCCTACCAGATCTCTCAAACGCAAACAAAGCTCCTTCGTCCCCAGAGATGCCAAAAATGCTGCGTTATGAGGACGAGGCCATACCTGAGATGCCGACCCTGCAGTCCCTTTTTGGAAGTTCTCTTGCTTTT AAAAATGCATCTGGTGATGCTTCTCAGATGAAGATTGGGGCAGATGTGTTAGACCTGAAGCAGACCCCTGTCCCAATGCATGAAAATGGCTATAACCAGGATTGGTGCCTTGCAACTCCTAAAGTCCGAGTGAAGTTTCCTGCAGAGCCACGCACACCAGAGATGCCTGATATAAGTTCAGTCACTCAAGATATTTTAAAA CTTGTGGCTCAGTGCAAGTCTTAA